The sequence CAAAAGGTACAGCAGCTGTTGATGGGATAGCATCGGAAGGTAATTCATTGCAGCTCTACGCACCGCGGCTTCCTTAGCCACTTTAAGCCATTGAGGAGTTCCAAAGTTAGCAGCCTCCCCACAGTTAAAACCTAGGACAAAATTTGGAAATCCATAAAAATAAATGCAAATAAGAATGCAGGGTAGGGCCAACATAGATACCAAGAAATTCCATATTACAGCAGCTTTGTTATGATAAACAGGCAACAATAACTCACCAGTTACAGAATTTTTAAAGATGACAAACATTCCACCAATGAAATTTATTCATAAAAATACTATAAGACTAATTTACtcatattataaaataatacaaCAACATTCAGATCATCATCTCCAGCATTTACTATCATTAAGATGAAATCACTTGTCGTCCGTTTAGAATCTTATGGTGGATGGGACATACTGCCTTTTCAATCTCTTAGAACTTCAATCTTCATAAtagttttttcattcaaaaaaaaaatcttcataatagttttatatatttctttgttcttttttagtAGCTTCCAATGTTCTCAAAGTCAGCATGATATATCTGTGTTTCAATGTTTCTAAATATAAATTCATCTGGTCAATGAACCAAATGTCATGCTTGTAAGGAAGTAATTACTAATATGTACTTTTGTCCAAAACAATTTCTCAATGCAAAATCAAACTGTAAAGCAGTTACCATGGCTGAATCCTACATGGTAAGCCCTTGGAAAAGTCACAACAAATTCCCCGGGATTCTGAATTAACCTAAAGAAGAAGCAGAACAGACGTGAGTAACTTCAACAAGCAAAGGCAGCAGAATACACCAAATGTGCCTATTCTTTGAAATGTTAACCaatgttattttctttgagaAAATATAATTATAGAGACAATGTAAATACCAAGTCCCCACAAGCACTCACCCAGTATCCTAATTTTACAATTTACACCTTCACAAATCATTTTGAAAGTTACTTTCAGAAAAAGTATTGTAAAATATTCCTTCTCAGCTCTTTTTCGCCTTTGCCTTACATAAAAAACTACACCTATATAACCAGTCTGTTTATGAGGCTAGCAAGGCGCCAGAGGAGGGggagggggggagagagagagaaacacaCCTACAGCAGGGGATGTCGGATGCAACAATTACTTCAGGTGAAAGAAGAGTTGTCTTTTCACCGAGTAGCGAGAGAGCAGCTGCCAAAAAGGAACTAGAGTTAACTAAAACCAAGCTTTAAGATtttgaattaaagaaaaaaagtaagTGAAATGAAACTATGATTATAGAAAGACCATAAAGTATAATGGTTTGACAACAACTCAAATACTGAAATTATGAGTGTGAAGGCCCaaaagtttggaaagaaaaagaaacctctACCCAATGGTTGTGAGAAATTTCTCGCTTTGGTCAATCAGGCCAGGCCAAGGATCAGTTAGTTTTCTTTGTGGACAATATGAGCTTTAGGGTTGTTGCTTCTGTGTCATGTGTAATAATTCAGATCCTTATAGCTacttttttcaagaaaaatttTCCATGGAAACAATCTTATGAAACATTTCATTAAGACAAGGATCTATTGGGACAACTAAACAAGTTATGAAGTACATGAATCAGATCTTGGCAAAGGTATTAATGTACAGCCCGCAAATTATCCATCATCTATATGAAGTTAAGAGCTGCAGCCTATTTTAAATTTAATCGAACATCGAACCTCAATCAACACCATGGAGATAATATCTCTTTGCTACAAGAATTTAAGATCCATATTCCATACCTATACGATCAGTATTACCACCATAAGCCTCAGTGCGGATAACTTCCTCAAAAGCAAATGCATAATCTCCTGGGACAGCATACCAAGTCTTTGGAGAGCCAGTGTGAAGAAAATTCATGCTATGAAGCTCATGATCTTCAACGTGCCAAGCAAACCAGCTAAACAACATGCCAATATAGACCATGGGAGAAGTAACACCAGGGATATCACCAGGCATGAAACGTGTAATTGACCCAGGTGAGCGTGGAATGACTTGCAAGTTCCAAGGACTGTTGGAAAGCTTCCAACCTGCAGTACCTTCTGTGTCGTTACTAGCATTTGAATTCTTTCTTCTCGAAGTATGTAAAACTTCATCCGATGACATAGTTGGCAATTGAATGGATGATTTAGATGTTCCAGTGCAAGTAATTGGATCATTACTGATCGAAACATTTCTAATCACATCAATACTCGAATCCTTAGCATTATCCAATTCGTTTTTCTTGCAATCAGTGCCCTCTACATTCCTCTGATAGgattctctcctcctcctcctcctccttctctgaAAGTAGCGCAACTGACTCACTGGTTCCCCAAATGCTGAGCCGGGAACATCATTGGCATATTCCACATATATTGGCTTTTCAGAAGCAGCTTTCCAGAACAATGACTCAATAACCAATGGAGAAACCTCCTTGACCATACCTAGCACACTTCGCGCAAAGGCCTTTGACTTAGACTCAAACTGCTCCAACGTATAAACCTTCCCACTTTGCCACACTTGCTTATGAACACCTACTAGCGGATTATTAGCCTCCCCTTTCACCCTCTTCCCACTCTGCCCCAATTCCTGGTGTCTAGTTGTAAAAACGGCCCTAACTTCCCCAGCACTATCGCTATTTCCAGAACCCatcattgaagaagaagaaacatcaGTAGAATTCAAATCGCTACCCAATTCCGGGCACTTCAATAGTGACTTGTTCAAGTTAGAAATAACATATCTCTTAGAAGGTTTTGGCAATGGAGGTATAATCTTACATATACCAAATGCACTAGCTTCCTTCTCAATTTTCGATATGTAAGCAATTGGGTCAGCAAATTCAGTATCCGTGGGACGAAACTCAGGCGCCAATGACAGCCCTTTCAACCAACTGGGTACCTCCACATCACCCATCACAACAAAGATTCAGAGAAAAACCAACTTATCAGAATCACGAAACAACATAGAGTGTTCTTCACGATATATCATTCACCCATTGCAGTTACAAAGATAAATATGAGACAAAGAACATTTCCGTAAAACCTAATTTCCTAAAATTTCAATGGTGAGCTTGATTACACAAGAATTTcggaaagaaattgaaacaagTTGAAGCTTTGTATCCCAATGTTGAAGATTGAGGAGAGAAATTAACAGTAGAACCTGGTTTCAGCGAGTAATTGTTTGTGATTTTGCCACATCCATAAAGTccaaagttagagagagagagagatagagagagagagcccgagaggaaaagagagaaggTGTTGACGTTCTAAAGTTTTAGGTTTTTTGAGCGAAAATGGGCATGTGCAATGTAGCATTCCTCACGGGAAAAGACTAGCCTACGCTTGAGGGACAGCGCTCACCTCGAATTAGAATTAGAATTAGAATTAGAAttagaaattaaaatataaaattatacttTCATTTGATAATCCAAAATTCCTATTATTTTTAccccaaaaaaaatgtatatgtgATTAAAACATTTTGCAAATGTGTGCACAATCCTTATGAtttttggaaattaaaaaaTCTTATCCTAATTGACTTAACTGTCTTTGGAGAcaataaaatttgaaataaaattatctAGGTAAATACATTAGTCATTTATTAATAGGGTTTTATGGTCGGTCCACGATCCCTAGATGACAAAGACGATGGGTCGATCTatgaattttctttccttttgttgCATTACGTAGATAGAAAAATTATATGGAATTAAAAATATGttgttatataattttatattcgTATTAATTACCAGTAAATTGTATGTTACTttaggttttttctttttgatgagTTACTTTAGTTACGAGATAACATATCAAATGGCACCATACCAAATCCGAATTTCATGTACATGAACCAAATAGCAcgcaatgaagaagaagaaaattaacacttctaactatatatattctaaaaaaacacaattgacaaaacaaatatgttTGTCAATTTTTATCGGTTTTCTATCTCTCCCTTCTACTTTCTCAACCAAACGCAGCCTAATTCAAGTGGTGCCTCGGATGAATGGAGAACCGGTAGACAATCGAGCGACGCATGAGGGGTAGGGAGGTAAACTATGCATAGCGGATAACAATGCTCTCAAATTAGGAGCGTGTAAATTTTCAACAGAAACAACAACGTATACGTTATCGTTTTCTACACTTTTGGTTGAAGGGCGTTGTTGAGCGTGTGCCACTAGCGGTGCTGTCAGGCACACGTTCAACCAAACGCAGccttaattatttatatttgcaaGTGTTTTTCTGTGTACAAGCGCATGTTAGCGTCTTGGGTTGGGCAAAACGTAGAAAAGGAAATCTAGGGTGAACAGTGGCTGTACCGACAGTCCATAAAATGAGGGttttttcccttcattttcAATAACATTTTTAAGTCAGACAAGCTTTTGTCCGTCCCACAAATTTTGCTAAAGTTAGTAAATCCCTCGTTTAACCCCGACAAGCATGTTGTCTTTTTAACTATTAGTCTACTACTAGCACTTATAATGTCATTATATGGGGACAGGGGCGGAGGGAGGGtgatgagatcccacatcggaaaattaggaggaccaaacctagcttataagcgcagACTCTTcccaacctaccagccaaggttttaatgggattcagcccatgggccttggttacagcaggcccgtaagggcgtcggttgggctttgatTGACAAGGAGGGTTGgtctgtggctgtgggccggtgtggttctcatcaGAGGGGGACTACACTAGGTTGTAGTCCCCCCACACcccaatactatatatatatatatatgtttgtatcttTAGATTAACCTAATAGTAATGaataatacataacaatagtAACTTTcttactattattatttatattaaacaataatacataATAATACTTACGTGTTCTAGTTGTATCTTACAttaattttaatcaattttaatatgtatttatgttaaattattgGATTACTTTATGATATCAGACATTAAGATGAATTTTCATccataatatcattttaataagtcgtattgttttaaaataaccctaaaaaaatttctcGGGGGTAGGGAAATTTTCTCAATAAACCAAAATGCGTTAGCCCACCCCATGATCAATTTTTGGCTCCGCCCCTATATGGGGAGATAATGAAcatgtttggcagtgtgtttcaactgcgttcagttgcaccgcacctcacagcaccacagttttttgtgacacgccaaacagcttttgcgttccaactcacctcacagcaccacagttttttacctcacagcacctcaccacacctcacagcactcccaaacgcttacaatatatgttgaattgtcctaggtaatcaaattaggtcaattattttattttagattaatgtacaaggtaaacgttaagtgattttatattaatattattagtcatctaatataatcgtaatttagatacgccaaatgcacctcacagcaccgcaccacagttttaaaaatgatacaccaaacagctttttgcgttccaactcacctcatagcaccacagttttttacctcacagcacctcaccacacctcacagcagttgacagcactcccaaacaggccCAATCTCTCTCTTCATAAGTGCCCAATCTCTCTCTTCATAAGTGGTGAAAGAGGATTATCTTTGTTGGCTCCCTCTTGGATAGATAGTCTGACTTGATCGTATGGCTAACTCAAACTTGTACACTAATGATTAGTCCGTTGGGCAACCCAACGGACAAGGTGTAAAATGGGCTCGTGTCATTACAATATAACGAGTTGTAACTCATTTCTCTCCCACTCTTGTTACTTATTTGCGTCCACGAGTTGGATTCATATCCAAACTCATCACAAAAACCCAGGTGCTGTGCATCTTCTCTCATATTCAATGTGAGACTTTAAATCTCCCATTAAGTTTGAGAAAACACATTTAATAGACTAATTAAAGTAACAAATCAAATACTACTTAATTACATGAACAAACATATATGTTATTTCTATTTAATTTGAAATACACCAgcatttttttggtaatcgagaaCAACTCAACATGCGTACCCTTTGGACAGTTCACTAAGTCCAATCTTGGACGAGGCAAGGCACGCGCAAACCCTTCCGACATCTTAGCTGGGCCGAGACCCAACGCAAACTACTCGGAAATAGCTGCCCCAGTTTAAAATCGAACTCTTAACCTTGGGCGAGATTCTTTACATCAACATTAGTCATAAATGAAATGACAAAAATACTTCCTACTCTTACATTAATAGAAATCTAGCGTCAGTTCTTGATGCTATTGACGTTCCCTGTGGTCCAACTCCAACCGGTATCGCCTCCACCGGTGTTGCCAGTAATTTGCTTGCAATATTCCTCGCAGGCAACGTCGCAAGCTTCAAGGGTTGCACCATCTTCTCTCATGCAAGTAGGCATGCATTGTTTAGCACAATCTGAAACTCCTTCACCGACATTGGCATACAACGAAAATAACACAGCAAATGCCATCACAAGACCAAAAACATTGCTTCTCTCTACGTTCATTTTGGGTTTTCTTAATTTGAGATAATAATGAGTTTGTGTGATCTTTATAAAGGGAGAGTGAGAGAAGGGGCTGATTCTATTAGGGGAAAGTGATGTGTGTCTCCCCATGTTTTTTTCCTCCAAACCAGCAAAACAAGGCCACAAATCCAGCAAAAATGACTAAAATTGTAGCTGCTTCACATGTTCTTTGTAACCATGCATCGCTTGTTCTTTTAGCAAAACAATAATTGTTTTTGTTAGCctgaaaaaaattgtttattgaTTCCATAAGCATAATCCTAATCAATTTGGTAACAAGTAACCCAAACAAAATATAGCATCTAAAACAAGTACATGACTAGACTAAAAACCTCACATCAgtctggcataacccaaccaagtggtttataaacaaaacTCAACTCCTCTCACGTGGAAGACGCgtataaataaaaccttaagGATAAACCAATGTATTTATAGAGAACCAGAGCTAAAAGAGGACAGTATCTATTGTGGGTATATTGTATCCATTGCGCTACTCTAATCCCCTGTAGACGCATTTTCATGGGTCTAAGAACCAATGGCGTACAATGCATGAAGAACGAATCCGTACGAGCCTGTGGTCCTTAGTTGATAGCAGACAATATCTTTAATATTTTTAGGTTTAGAATTTCAACATCCTATAAGCTTGGGTATTCACTTTAACATGGGCTTGAGTTCACTAAACAGGTTGAACTTGGGCTAGCAAAAAATTTGTCCTTGCAGATTTTGTAAGGAAGACTTTATGTCTCTGGTGACTTGGAAAAGGTCAACACTTGACAAATGCAGTCCGCCTTTAGGAAttatattattctttttctGGCTCTCATTGAGAATCTGATCTGCTGAAGGCATATGAATCATTGGAGAGAATTTCCCACCATGTGTGCACTTGACTAATCATATCTCTCTTCTGAACCCATCATTCTTCAGTTTAACCTACTTACATTAGTATGAAACAAGGCTGCGGTGGTTTTGAGAGTTACCATAATATTTTGTGTATTGAAGGGTCAAtgacacactctctctctctctctctctatatatatatatatatatatatatattttgatgcAAATAACCTTATATTAATTTTCCATATCCACATTCCTCCTTGAGACTGCAGTTTTGTCATCTTTTTCATCTGAAGAGTCGGTCATTTCCAGTTATTTATGCGGATAATTTGAAAAAGACTGACGCATGTGATTAATGGCGTATGGCTCTTGACATGGGCCGCCGGCCCCAGTGAGAGGCCCACATGATGGGCTATAATTAGCTCCATGGTAGAGCGGGTCATTGATAATTGTGTTGTTGTGCTGCATTCTATATGGAAATCAACAGGGTGTTCGTggtaatttttattataaaaaacaGACCAATCAATTTGATTACAGTCGGTTtcgattttgatattttttttgaacagCCCTAAAAATCAAGGTTAGGGGCTATTCTTTTAATTTGTACTGATGAGAAGAAAGAAAGGGGTGAATTAGCCTATTACTTGTGTGTACCCATTCAGGTCttttcaaatgatttttttttcctaatgttTGTGTAAGACTACATGACCAACACAAGTGCCCCTAATGTGTTAGTTATATGCTTTGCTttgatataaaatatatttataaaatcaAAGGAATATTAGCATATTTGATGATGAGATATTCCAAAACTTTACAACTAATTACAACTACTAAACCCAACAACAAAGACATCTCAATCTACAATGTCCAACTCCAACCCTCCCCCACAAGCAAATGCAACATCAAATAACACCTTTTTCCTTTGTCTTGTTAAACAAAACATGACACTTTTGTTGTGGCAATGCTATTTTATTGATTTCTTGGAGTATTTGCTTGGCTCTTCTTTGTCACTAAAAATAGTAAACAATGATGTCTTAGGGAAACTACctatgctttttttttaattattattattatttttgaatttgtaCACATTATTTAGATTCATTGAATTGAATTATCAAATaattcaaagaagaagaaaaaacacattAGTCGTCTAGATTGTCCACTCTTTGGATATGACTAATTAATTTCTTGACTAACACAACTCAATGAAAATCCTCAATACTTCTTTTATGCATATAATTaagactgtttttttttttttgtaatcgaGAATCATAGTATATATAGTCTTGTCATctggacattcgatatgaacCTAAATTCTAACCGTCACGATCCACACGACATGACAAATTAAGCTAAGCATAACCTCAAGATTATCACTTATAGTGTGAATTGAACTGAGGACTTCCTAGTTCCTCATAAACAGAGAATTCCTTACAAATGGTATCCTCCTTATTtacatgaaaaacaaatggCGAAACTTCAGAACCAATGGGTATTAAAGAAGCTTCAAGATTAAGAATCACAGCTATCACAAATCAAAAAAGGTGTGACCTGGACGGGATCCGACCTGGACTGAGTGGTGtagtttgattttgaaaattgtatTGGAGAAGCATTGTTTGTTTCCAGGGAAAACAACAAACGTGAGTTCTGTTTTGGCTGTTTCATTTGGGACTCTGTCCATTCGTTACGCTTCCCACGACATGTACAATATTTTTTCCATTGGATTTTATCGCCggctttctctttctcttctctatttctcttccCCATTGTGTCTCTATTCATATATATTGCAGATAAACATATGGGTATGCACTTAATGTGTTTGTGATTTgttttctccttttgttttgctGTTTTAGAGGTTGCAGAGAAATAATGGGATTCTTGAGCACTTTTGTGGGAGTTGTTGGTTTTGGGATTGGAGTTCCATTAGGACTCTTGGTgggtttctttctctttgtaGACTCACAGCCCAAAGATATTGAGGTAATATCTTCCCTCTCTTGGGGCATTTTAGGAGTAACTGATCTTACAAATGATCTGGGTTTCCTTTTTAAACGATTGATAGACTTTTTGCATCTTTTGTAATGTTATTGTTCATCTACTGGTTAGTTTTTCTAATTGAGAAAGCTTTGGTGCTTGATTTTTCTTGCAGAATTCGAGTTTGTTTTCTCAATTTTGGTTGGTGCAATGTTGTTGATGTGCAAGAGAAAATTCTAAATGTGTTTATAATTTCTTTGGCTGGTTAATCTTAGTTGTAATCATAATTGTGTTACAATGCAATATTGGTCGAATTATCTGAAACAGACTTTGTTAGAAAGTCACAATTGACTGTTTCATTCGCTGAGGCTATGATATAACAGGAGATTCCACAAATGTGACATGaataatcttttctttttgctgcTTCTGGTCTTttttgcactttcaaacatagaGATAAAGTTACCAAAAGGGTGGATTCCAAATGGGTCTTTTGATATTTATGTATTGATACTCAAACATGAGTCGTCAAATTGCTTTTGTAATCTTTATTGTACTCATAGTTGGAAATTAAGAAAAGAGCTTGAAAAGTGCATTGCATTACATTTCAGTGGTATAAAACTTTTGCTGTAGGCAAGTTCAGTATGCTATCTGTATTATAGATGTCTTCCACTATGAAGAATATGCTTATCCCTAGCTGATACCAAGATTATGTATGACAGGATCCAGTTTGTACGCCACTTACCGAGATGGATGCCACTGCTTTGCTTGACGTTCTACCTGAGGTTCCATTATGGGTAAAGAGCCCTGATTATGATCGTGTAAGTGCATGCAGGTCTCGTGCCGTGTTTACGATATCAGGCTTTAGGGTACACAATCAACTAATTGATATATGTATGTGATCACAGATGGACTGGTTAAACAAGTTTGTCTCAGATATGTGGCCATTCCTTGATAAGGTGATCTCACAGCTTGAACTGTGATTGTCTTATAGATGATTTATTAATTGTGGGTTTGATTTAATTCACAGGCAATTTGTGCTACCATAAGGAACACGGCAGAACCTATTTTTAAGGATTACACTGGAAAATATCTGGTCGAAGCAATTGAGTTTCAGAAACTAAGTCTGGGAACTCTACCTCCAACATTTCAAGGTAAGTCCTGGATATTGAAAAACAGTGGTTGGTAATATCATATATGAATTGAGAAGCATCTAAGGGATGTAATATGTTAGctataattaaggaaatcaaatcTCCTATATTCTTCATATTATCAACTGGGATATATCACTAGCAGAAGTAAAAACAGGACCAACAATAAAACATTCATTAGCTGCTTAAAATGCTTAGAACATCAGGGAATATATATGCTCAGCAATTTTCAAATATTAATTGTTCTTCTATATTTAATTGATACTCAAATGAACCTGAATGGAagtgataaaaaatgacataatCTCTATAGGAttagttgagacttgagagtgtAGCTTTTGATGGGAATGAATGGGGAAGGATAATTCATGGTGAATTCTCACTAACTTCTCATACAGATTCATTCTGCTGATGATAAAGACTataatgatggtggtggtgacgGTGCTACTTACttcataagttttttttttgtttaataatgTAATTATACAATGTCGCAGGTATTAAGGTGTTCGAGACTAATGAGAAGGAGTTAGTTATGGAACCGGCAATTAGGTGGGCTGGCAATCCCAACATTACTTTGGTGATAAAATTGAAGTCTTTTCGAATTACAGTTCAGGTCAGAAGAGCCCAAAATGGACAATCTTTGGCAGAAGAACCGGATTCTTTTTTCCATCATAAAGATGCTTTTCTCCTAGAAGACTGATAATCCTTCTTTTGCAGCTAGTGGATTTGCAAATATTTGTAGCACCTCGGATAACGTTGAAACCTCTGGTTTCAACATTTCCATGTTTCGCAAAAATTGTGGTCTCTTTGATGGAAAAGGTAGGATAACTTCTTGTGAAAATTAAAAGTTCAATTTGTACTTCCAATTGAAGTGAGATATATGACATTCTGTGATGATTTTTCTTTGGATCAACAGCCACATGTGGACTTTGGACTGAAAATATTGGGAGGGGATGTTATGTCCATACCAGGCCTCTATCACATTGTCCAGGTGCTGCACTTGGGTAGgaattgggatttttttttttttaaaatttggaaaTGGATGTTTGGCAGACTGTGTTTTTATTGACTCATTCCACTGCCTTACATAAAATCACTGACTATCAAGATGTTTGCAGGAAACCATTAAAAAACAAGTGGCAAGTCTTTACCTCTGGCCTCAGACTCTTGAAATTCCTATTCTTGATGCCTCAACGTGAGATTTAACAGCTTTGGTTAATGTTGAGTTAGTTATTATTCACTGATAAACCAATCACATTTTGTCTTTTCTTATTTTGCTAAGTTAACAATGTGTAAATCTGAGTGGCATAGAGTGGTAGAGTTGCCCctcccactgcgggagccttatgcacgagagctgtttatcttttttttttaccaggaATCAGAGTGGCTCCTGTGACTGTTAGAATTGTAATATTAAATCATCAGAACTAATTGTAGGCCTAAAGATACTGGTCTCATAGTTTCTTCACTGCATTCTTGTCCGCAAGCCAATAAAATGGTTCTAACTATACtgtttttatttgttgtcaTTCTTGTTTGCTTATTTCAGAGGGGCCATAAAGAAGCCTGTGGGCATACTGCATGTAAAGGTTGTGCGTGCAATGAAGCTCTTGAAGATGGATTTTCTGGGAACATCTGATCCTTATGTCAAACTCAGCCTAACTGGAGAGAGACTGCCGGCTCGGAAAACCACTATCAAGAAGAAAAACTTGAATCCTGAATGGAATGAAAAATTCAAGCTTATTGTGAAAGAACCCCAGTCTCAAGTTCTTCGGTTACAAGTCTATGACTGGGACAAGGTTACTCCATTATCCTCCATTTAATTGCCAACAAAGTTGAAGAAAGTAAAAGTAACCTGAAATTAAGAATAGATTTTCTGTGTTCCTCATCCGAATACATCAACTTAACTAACTCATACATTTCGGTCTTCAAGCATCTAAACAAGCCTCGTGAATTTCTTCTGATCAAAACTGTTTCTGAAAAGTCGTTATAGTATGTTAA is a genomic window of Tripterygium wilfordii isolate XIE 37 chromosome 16, ASM1340144v1, whole genome shotgun sequence containing:
- the LOC119980892 gene encoding synaptotagmin-3-like isoform X1, producing the protein MGFLSTFVGVVGFGIGVPLGLLVGFFLFVDSQPKDIEDPVCTPLTEMDATALLDVLPEVPLWVKSPDYDRMDWLNKFVSDMWPFLDKAICATIRNTAEPIFKDYTGKYLVEAIEFQKLSLGTLPPTFQGIKVFETNEKELVMEPAIRWAGNPNITLVIKLKSFRITVQLVDLQIFVAPRITLKPLVSTFPCFAKIVVSLMEKPHVDFGLKILGGDVMSIPGLYHIVQETIKKQVASLYLWPQTLEIPILDASTGAIKKPVGILHVKVVRAMKLLKMDFLGTSDPYVKLSLTGERLPARKTTIKKKNLNPEWNEKFKLIVKEPQSQVLRLQVYDWDKVGKHDKLGMQLVPLKLLTPHETKELTLDLLKSTDVSDPKDQKKRGQIVVELTFVPFKADHGSFDEVLERYERKQSGIDSSSDDETLSGAGLLSVTLQGAEDVEGERHNNPHALVLFRGETKKTKMIRKTRDPRWNEEFQFMLEDPPLHEKIRIEVVSKRSGFSFRSKESLGYVEIDLTDIVRNGRINQKYHLIDSRNGLVHVEIRWTTVEDRADGTA
- the LOC119980892 gene encoding synaptotagmin-3-like isoform X2; this translates as MGFLSTFVGVVGFGIGVPLGLLVGFFLFVDSQPKDIEDPVCTPLTEMDATALLDVLPEVPLWVKSPDYDRMDWLNKFVSDMWPFLDKAICATIRNTAEPIFKDYTGKYLVEAIEFQKLSLGTLPPTFQGIKVFETNEKELVMEPAIRWAGNPNITLVIKLKSFRITVQLVDLQIFVAPRITLKPLVSTFPCFAKIVVSLMEKPHVDFGLKILGGDVMSIPGLYHIVQETIKKQVASLYLWPQTLEIPILDASTGAIKKPVGILHVKVVRAMKLLKMDFLGTSDPYVKLSLTGERLPARKTTIKKKNLNPEWNEKFKLIVKEPQSQVLRLQVYDWDKVGKHDKLGMQLVPLKLLTPHETKELTLDLLKSTDVSDPKDQKKRGQIVVELTFVPFKADHGSFDEVLERYERKQSGIDSSSDDETLSGAGLLSVTLQGAEDVEGERHNNPHALVLFRGETKKTKMIRKTRDPRWNEEFQFMLEDPPLHEKIRIEESLGYVEIDLTDIVRNGRINQKYHLIDSRNGLVHVEIRWTTVEDRADGTA